From Thalassotalea euphylliae, the proteins below share one genomic window:
- the recR gene encoding recombination mediator RecR, with product MKFSPLVQELIESFRCLPGVGAKTAQRMAFHLLERNRQGGAKLAENMAKAMDQVGHCQQCRNFTEQTLCDICLSPRRQHAEQLCIVESPADVIAIEQTGEFQGRYFILMGHLSPIDGIGPEDLGLDLLEAQLQQGGIREVILATNPTVEGEATAHFVAEMAKSFEVNLSRIAHGVPVGGELEYVDGNTLSHALSGRKSYQV from the coding sequence ATGAAATTCAGCCCACTTGTCCAAGAATTAATTGAGTCTTTTCGTTGTTTACCCGGTGTAGGTGCAAAAACAGCGCAGCGCATGGCATTTCACTTGCTTGAGCGCAACCGTCAAGGGGGAGCCAAATTAGCAGAAAATATGGCGAAAGCCATGGACCAAGTTGGTCACTGCCAGCAGTGTCGCAATTTTACCGAGCAAACCTTGTGTGATATTTGTCTAAGCCCGCGCCGCCAGCACGCTGAGCAGTTATGTATTGTCGAAAGTCCGGCCGATGTTATTGCTATCGAGCAAACAGGCGAATTTCAGGGGCGGTACTTTATTTTAATGGGGCATTTATCGCCAATTGATGGCATTGGCCCAGAAGACCTAGGGCTAGATTTACTGGAAGCACAGCTGCAACAGGGGGGGATTAGGGAAGTGATTTTAGCCACTAACCCAACGGTTGAAGGGGAAGCAACGGCGCACTTTGTCGCCGAGATGGCAAAATCGTTTGAGGTGAATTTATCGCGTATTGCGCATGGCGTACCTGTCGGTGGTGAGCTTGAATATGTGGATGGTAACACCCTGTCACATGCTTTATCGGGGCGAAAAAGCTATCAGGTATAA
- a CDS encoding GNAT family N-acetyltransferase — protein MTQTVAVPQDVDIRATYLAAEDLKLAASLLYQAYHDDPVFLEIFHSDKEDYEQRLRTSIREELGAFWQAKQPMVGLYLGEAMVGVACLNGPDDGVGFERFWHWRLKMLLNAGYFSTKQMMEKEKLIMSQVPLTKFHMLSFIAVHPLHQHHGFGHYLMAAVNTVLEEHPESQGVAVYATNDKYREFFKDVDYELLKEVVVGKVNGALMIHYRESDHGNT, from the coding sequence ATGACGCAAACGGTAGCAGTACCACAAGATGTCGATATTCGAGCAACGTACCTAGCCGCAGAGGATCTCAAGCTTGCCGCTTCGTTGCTTTATCAAGCCTATCACGATGATCCTGTCTTTCTGGAAATATTCCACAGTGATAAAGAAGATTATGAGCAGCGTTTGCGTACCTCAATTCGCGAAGAGCTTGGCGCTTTTTGGCAAGCGAAACAACCTATGGTTGGCTTGTACTTAGGTGAAGCCATGGTGGGCGTTGCTTGTTTAAATGGGCCAGATGATGGTGTCGGCTTTGAGCGCTTTTGGCATTGGCGTCTGAAAATGCTGCTCAATGCAGGCTATTTTTCTACCAAGCAAATGATGGAAAAAGAAAAACTGATCATGTCACAAGTCCCGCTAACCAAGTTTCATATGCTGAGCTTTATTGCCGTGCACCCATTGCACCAGCATCACGGTTTTGGCCATTATTTAATGGCCGCTGTTAATACTGTACTTGAAGAGCACCCTGAGAGTCAGGGGGTGGCGGTTTATGCCACCAATGACAAATACCGCGAATTTTTTAAAGACGTTGATTATGAACTGCTCAAAGAAGTGGTCGTGGGTAAAGTCAATGGCGCCTTGATGATTCATTATCGGGAGAGTGATCATGGCAACACCTAA
- a CDS encoding DUF962 domain-containing protein — protein MATPKKYQNFDDFYPFYLSQHQNKICRGLHYVGSAVALVLLALAFVKQIWWLALLAIVSGYAFAWIGHFFFEKNRPATFTYPWYSFMGDWRMLKEFLTNSRADKG, from the coding sequence ATGGCAACACCTAAAAAGTACCAAAATTTTGATGATTTTTACCCGTTTTACTTATCGCAACACCAGAACAAAATCTGTCGCGGTTTGCATTATGTTGGCAGCGCGGTTGCACTGGTGCTGTTGGCGTTGGCATTCGTTAAGCAAATTTGGTGGCTGGCGTTACTCGCCATTGTGTCGGGATACGCATTTGCTTGGATAGGGCACTTCTTTTTTGAAAAAAATCGCCCTGCAACCTTTACCTACCCTTGGTACAGCTTTATGGGAGACTGGCGAATGCTAAAAGAGTTTCTAACGAACTCTAGGGCAGATAAAGGTTAG
- the nhaA gene encoding Na+/H+ antiporter NhaA, which translates to MTAIKKFLQLEAAAGLILLFTTLLALIVANSGLSVYYEMLIQIPAGIHIGELSINKPILLWVNDGLMAAFFFLVGLELKRELLEGHLAEPKNTFLPLFGAVGGMVIPALIYLVINYQDESNRIGWAIPAATDIAFALGILMLLGKQVPASLKVFLVTLAIIDDIGAIVIIALFYTQQLETAPLLISATCLMVLTLLNRKGVTDIPAYMFVGGILWVAVLKSGVHATLAGVLLAFFIPMRDQKKPEHSPVKQLESSLHSSVAFVILPLFAFANAGIDFRELTIDAISHPITVGIALGLLIGKPLGIMSMCYIATKLGIAKLPAEITWRHIFGASVLCGIGFTMSLFIGSLAFETTGSNIIVDERLGILMASLIAAIAGYTILKFAPAPQASDEQIAQEMDEKAHDSSAPPPPTNTTRAGHAMSMNVSQQAHTKMPRG; encoded by the coding sequence ATGACTGCTATTAAGAAATTTTTACAGCTGGAAGCTGCTGCTGGTTTAATTTTATTGTTTACAACGTTGCTGGCATTGATTGTTGCCAACAGTGGTTTGTCGGTTTATTACGAAATGCTTATCCAAATACCTGCGGGCATTCACATTGGTGAGCTTTCGATAAACAAACCCATACTGCTTTGGGTCAACGACGGGCTGATGGCTGCATTTTTCTTTTTAGTGGGGTTAGAGCTCAAACGAGAGCTGCTGGAAGGTCACTTAGCAGAGCCGAAAAACACTTTTCTGCCGCTGTTTGGCGCCGTTGGCGGCATGGTGATTCCAGCACTGATTTACCTTGTTATTAATTATCAAGACGAGAGTAATCGGATTGGCTGGGCAATTCCTGCCGCCACCGACATTGCCTTCGCTTTGGGTATATTAATGCTACTTGGCAAACAAGTGCCAGCATCGCTAAAAGTGTTTTTAGTCACGCTTGCCATTATTGACGACATAGGGGCCATTGTCATTATCGCACTGTTTTACACTCAACAACTGGAAACAGCGCCGTTACTTATCAGTGCAACTTGTTTAATGGTACTGACATTACTCAACCGCAAGGGCGTCACAGATATTCCTGCGTATATGTTCGTCGGTGGTATTTTATGGGTCGCTGTATTGAAGTCTGGCGTACATGCAACACTTGCTGGTGTTTTACTGGCGTTTTTCATTCCCATGCGCGATCAGAAAAAACCTGAACATTCACCAGTCAAGCAATTGGAATCCAGCCTACATAGCTCAGTCGCGTTTGTTATCTTGCCGCTCTTTGCTTTTGCCAACGCCGGCATCGACTTTCGTGAATTGACGATAGATGCGATTAGCCACCCGATTACTGTGGGTATCGCACTTGGGTTATTAATTGGTAAGCCACTTGGTATCATGTCAATGTGTTATATCGCGACAAAGTTAGGCATCGCTAAACTTCCTGCTGAAATCACCTGGCGACATATATTCGGCGCCTCGGTGTTATGTGGTATTGGCTTTACAATGAGTTTATTTATCGGCTCTCTGGCCTTTGAAACCACAGGCAGCAATATTATTGTCGATGAGCGTTTGGGCATTCTCATGGCGTCGCTCATTGCTGCGATTGCAGGCTATACCATCTTGAAGTTTGCACCTGCACCCCAAGCGAGCGATGAGCAAATAGCTCAAGAAATGGATGAAAAGGCGCACGATTCAAGTGCACCACCACCGCCCACAAATACAACTCGAGCTGGCCATGCAATGAGCATGAATGTATCACAACAGGCGCACACCAAAATGCCCCGAGGCTAG